The genomic window ACCGACCGGACTTTCCGGAACCCTGACGGGGTCGGCGGACGTCGAAGGGGTGCGGAGGTGAGCGGGGATGGGCGGACGGCGCTGGTTGGTATGGGTCACCGTGGTGGCCGTGCTCGGTGGCTGCGGCGCGACCGGCAGCGGCCCCGGCGGGGATGACCTGGACAGGTTGCGCCAGCAGGCCCACGATGCCCTGACCCGGTATGACCAGGCGGTCCTCGACGCCGGTGGGGCGCAGAGCTTCGTGCCGGTCGGGGAGCTGACCGGCCAGCTCGGCGACTGGGAACCGGCAAACGGGGACACCAACAAGCAGGCATTGCTCGCCGGTCGGGTCTTCCCCGCCACGGCGCTGCCCACCGCCGGGCAACCGACGGGGAAGGTGGTCTGGGAGAACGGCAGAACGCAGCCGGTTCCCCTGATGTCGGCCGAGGAGACGCTCGCGCAGCTGAGAGCGGCGGGCAGCGAGGACTGCGGGTGCGTACCCCTCGAGGTCACCGCCGCGCGCCTGACCACGGTGCGGATCCCCACCACCCGTGGCCCCGCCACGGCCCCGGCCTGGGAGTACACCCTCAAGGGCACGGCGGTGCGGCTGACCCGGATCGCGGTCGCCCCCTCGGCTGCCATCGTGGTGACGCCGCCGCGGTGGGGTCCCGAGCAGCCGCACGGCGGCCTGGCGATCGAGTCGGCAACCGGGACCACGACGAGCCGGCGGCTGACCGTCGCCTTCACCGGCTCCCCGGGTCCCGCGAGCCATCCGTGCGGCGCCGACTACAGCGCGGAGGCCGTCGAGTCGGTCAACGCCGTCGTCGTGATCGTCATCGAGCACCGCCCCGCCGACGGCCCGGCGTGCGGGGATATCGGAGCGCGCCGCACCGCCACCGTCGACCTGGCGCAGCCGTTGGGGGAGCGGGCGGTCCTCGAGGTGCAGCAGGGCCTGCCGGTCGCGCTGACGCTCACCGGCTGACCCTCTTGACGGACTGGCTACATGAGCGAGACCTGGACGGCGACGTCGTGCTTCGGGTAGTGCGCCTCCACCTGATCCGCGCCGTACTTGTCGCGGAACATCTCCACGACGTGGCTGACCCGGTCGGGTTCGGTGATCGGGGTGGCGGTCGAGCTCAACGCCATTCCGTTCGAGGACACCTGGATCATCGGTGTCTGTCGGACGTTCTTGTACCACTGGCTGTCCGAGCCGGTTATCGGAACCAGGAAGACGCTCTCTTCTTCCTGCACGAACCACACGGGGTGCGAGATCTGCCGTCCGGTCTTCCGGCCGGTCACGGTGATCTCTACCTCGCTGGCGCCGTCAAGCGCTTCTCTCACGGCCTTGGTCACGGTGTCCTCCGAGAGTTTCCCCGACGTGCTCCCGCTTGCCAGGCTATGGACCTTCGCGGGAACTCGCCGCAGGTTCCGTGACCCCGGCAGCAGCACCCGTCACGGGCACATCAAGGGGCGCAGGAGCGATCGTGTGCACGACTGGTCCCGCCCGGCTTTGTGGCACGCCGACGATCGATCGCCATCATGGGACGACCCCGGGTCCGCTTCACCGGGCGCACCGAAGCCGACGCCGAGGCGGTGCTCGCCGCCGCCGCGGCGCACGACGCCTGTCTCAGCGGCGCACCCGCCGACTGGGAGATCCCGGCCGGGTGCGCAGCATAGGAGCAGGCCGGGGGCATCGCGGGTGCCCCTCGTCCGATGTGGCCGCTGCCGGCCACCGCCGCCGACACCGCGCCCACCGGCTGCATCCGGCCCGTCGGTCCATCCAGGAGTGGCGAACCGCCTCGTGGGTACACGAACAGTGATCGATCGGCTGCGGTGAGGAGGTGAGGGCGTGTCCTGGGCGAACCTGCGGAGTTATACCCCACGCCATGCCGAATCATCTTCACGAGAGGCGGCCCCGGTGACGGAGGTGGACAGGACCGATTCCGGTTGGCGTGCCCGCTGGGCGGCCCGCGAGAACAAGCGGCGGCGGCGCACCTACGAGGACCACGTCGAGGCCTGGTGCCTGCGGGGGGCTCGTCTGCAACGCCTGAGAGCCGCGGCCGAGGAGTTGCCGGTCGAATCGGCGGCCGGTCTGCCGGTGGGCCTCGCCGACGGCGAGGTCGTCGTCGCTGTGCAGCCGAAGGCGGAACTGGTGGAGGTCGACGACGGCCACGACGCGGACCTGCCCGTACCCGAACTCGCCGTCATCCCCGTCCGTTGGCCGAAGCGGGCGAACCGGTTGCCCAAGGGCCTGCGAGTAACCGACGCCGGCACCGCGGTGGTCACCGACCGCCGCCTGATCCTCCTGGGCCGCGAGAAACACCGCGAGTGGACGTACGCGCAGGTGAGCGACCTCGCGCACCACACGAGGGCGCCCATCACGCTGTTGCACACCATCGGCGGCCGGCCGGTTGCCGGGCTCCGCGTCCCCCTGGCCGCCGCTGCCCGCTTCCGACTGAGGCTGACCATGGCGCACGCCGATTTCATCGGTCAGCGCCGCGTCGTCCTCGCCCGGCTGGACGAGGCGGTGGCCGCCAACCGGCGGTCGCGGCCGCCGGCGCCGGTGGTCGCCACGGCGGAGCACGCCCCGGCGGCGGCCCGCCTCGCCTACCCCGCGGTCGTTGCGGCCGCCGTCGCGCTCATCGCCCTGCCCACGTACGCCATGACGGTCGCCTCGCCCGACCGCCCGCAGGGTGCCTTCCACAATGGGGGCGCACCCATCACGCCGGGTGCCCTCCCCGGCACCGAGACAGCGCCCAGCGCCGCTCCCACCCCCGACCCGCCGGCACCCAGCGCCGCTCCCGCACCCGACCCGCCGGCGCCCAGCGCCGCTCCCGCCACCGACCCGCGGACGCCCGGCACCACCGCTACCCGCGCGGCGGATCCTGATGTGAGCACCGGCGCGCCGGCCCCCGGTCCGGTCGACCTGGGCGCGCCCCGGCCCCTCCCGACCCGGGGCCTCATCGACCCGGCACCGGCCCCTACCGGCTCGCCGGGCAAGCCGATGCCGGCGGACCGGTGCGGGGCCCCGGAGAACCCGTACGGCTACAACTACTGCGGGGGTTCCCTCGTCCGTGACCCGGCTCCCGGCGTGTGCAGTTGGTTCGTCTGCGTGGACGGCTTCTGGCAGGGCAGGGGTTACCTGACCGTGTGCGAGGACGGCAGGGTCGGCATGGTGGGCGGCACGACCGGGACGTGCCCGGAGCGCGCCGGCAGGAAAGAGCCGGTGTACGCGTATCAGCCGGCCGGAGGCTGAGCGCTCACCCTGCAGGCTGCCGGAGGTCACGGTCTCCCCGAGCAACTCCGCCGACCTGCGCTGGGCAGCCCGCAGCCGCCGTAACGCCTGGGTAACTTTCGGTGCTCGCTGAGAGCCGGCTGTGAGAGGGTCGGAGGACTGCTGTCGAATCATGGGGGGTTCCATGAGGACACTGAGGACAAGACTCTCGACGACACTGGCGGCCGGGCTGACCATGGCCCTGCTGACCGGCGCGACCGCCAGTGCAGACCCCGGCGGCGGCGGGCATTTCCGGCCCGGCGCGCCAGGAGTCGGTGATCCGTACTTCCCCACCTACGGCAACGGCGGCTACGACGTTGCGCACTACGACCTGGCGATCCGTTACAACCCGGCGACCGACCTCCTGGACGGCCATGCGGTGATCCGGGCGACCGCGACCCAGAACCTGTCCAGCTTCAACCTCGACCTGGTCGGGCTGACGGTCGATGCGATCACCGTGGACGGCAAGCGGGCGCGGTGGTCACGGTCCGGCCAGGAGCTGACCGTCACGCCGCAGCGCAAGCTGCACGCGTCGCGTCCGTTCACGGTGGACGTCCGCTACCACGGCGTGCCTCAACCGTTCACGTTGCCCGGCACGGATATCGAGACCGGGTGGATGCACACCGACGACGGGGCCGTGGTGGCCGGTCAGCCGGAGGTGGCCGCCGCCTGGTATCCCGTCAACGACCACCCGCTCGACAAGGCCAGCTACACGTTCGCCATCACCGTGCCGGCGGGCCTGGCCGCCATCAGCAACGGCATCCACCTGGGCACCACCACCCGCAACGGCTGGTCCACGTGGCGGTGGCAGCAGACCACGCCGATGATCAGCTACCTGGCGACGGCGACGATCGGCCGGTTCCGGATAAGCGAGACCACGCACAACGGGAAGCCGATGGTCATCGCGGTGGACCCGGACCTTCCTCCCGGCCTCGCCGACGATGCGGTTGGTCGTACGGGCGAGATCACCGACTTCCTGGCGACGCAGTTCGGCCCGTACCCGTTCGAGGCCAACGGCGCGATCGTCGACGACTACGACAACCTGTTCTTCGCACTGGAGAACCAGACCCGGACCATCTACTCGAAGTACTTCTTCGCGCCGGGCGTCAACACCTGGGAGACGTACGTGGTCGCCCACGAGCTGGCCCACCAGTGGTACGGCGACAGCGTCGCAGTGCACTTCTGGCGCGACATCTGGCTCAACGAGGGCTTCGCGACATACGCCGAGTGGTTGTGGAGCGACCGGTTGGGCGAGGGCACGCCAAAGGAGATCTTCGACTTCCTGTACGCGCAGCCGCTGGACGCCGGTTACTGGAGCCCGCCGCCGGGCGAACCGGGCGTCAACGACCTGTTCGGCGGGAGCGTCTACGTGCGGGGCGCGATGACGTTGCAGGCCCTCCGGATGACCGTGGGCGACTCGGCCTTCTGGACCATCA from Micromonospora kangleipakensis includes these protein-coding regions:
- a CDS encoding nitroreductase/quinone reductase family protein: MTKAVREALDGASEVEITVTGRKTGRQISHPVWFVQEEESVFLVPITGSDSQWYKNVRQTPMIQVSSNGMALSSTATPITEPDRVSHVVEMFRDKYGADQVEAHYPKHDVAVQVSLM
- a CDS encoding M1 family metallopeptidase yields the protein MRTLRTRLSTTLAAGLTMALLTGATASADPGGGGHFRPGAPGVGDPYFPTYGNGGYDVAHYDLAIRYNPATDLLDGHAVIRATATQNLSSFNLDLVGLTVDAITVDGKRARWSRSGQELTVTPQRKLHASRPFTVDVRYHGVPQPFTLPGTDIETGWMHTDDGAVVAGQPEVAAAWYPVNDHPLDKASYTFAITVPAGLAAISNGIHLGTTTRNGWSTWRWQQTTPMISYLATATIGRFRISETTHNGKPMVIAVDPDLPPGLADDAVGRTGEITDFLATQFGPYPFEANGAIVDDYDNLFFALENQTRTIYSKYFFAPGVNTWETYVVAHELAHQWYGDSVAVHFWRDIWLNEGFATYAEWLWSDRLGEGTPKEIFDFLYAQPLDAGYWSPPPGEPGVNDLFGGSVYVRGAMTLQALRMTVGDSAFWTIMRTWAASKRGGNGSTPEFIALAERISGEQLDALFDAWLFQGGKPPYPGSSVLAAKRAEASTKVPPAVRALQERLAIGNR